From Spirosoma aerolatum, one genomic window encodes:
- a CDS encoding JAB domain-containing protein: MSQLAIQSLFTVNEVEISYRNKTPYQDRIQITRSATAYEVLRTAWDENKLELLEQFKILLLDRKNNCLAISDIATGGMTACIVDPKVIFVTALKANACSIILAHNHPSQNLQPSPQDLALTRKLSECGKLLDIAVLDHLIVTSHNYYSFADEGCMPR; the protein is encoded by the coding sequence ATGTCACAACTGGCCATTCAATCGCTGTTTACGGTCAACGAAGTTGAGATCAGCTACCGTAACAAAACACCGTATCAGGATCGGATTCAGATTACCCGGTCCGCAACGGCTTATGAAGTCCTACGCACGGCTTGGGACGAAAATAAACTCGAACTGCTGGAACAGTTCAAGATTCTGTTGCTAGATCGGAAGAATAATTGCTTAGCAATCTCCGACATCGCCACGGGCGGTATGACCGCTTGCATTGTCGATCCCAAAGTGATTTTTGTGACAGCCCTCAAAGCCAATGCTTGCAGTATTATTTTGGCGCACAACCACCCTTCGCAAAACCTTCAGCCGAGTCCACAGGATTTAGCCTTGACGCGAAAACTATCTGAATGCGGCAAGCTGTTGGACATTGCCGTTCTCGACCACTTGATTGTCACATCGCATAATTATTATTCCTTTGCCGATGAGGGCTGTATGCCACGCTAA
- a CDS encoding tyrosine-type recombinase/integrase codes for MEEWMGQKVNFTKAAIEAANAPKKTRLVLLDTKVVGLQCRVSPTGVKTFSVFRRIKGGAPERVTLGRYPDLSIENARKMALAVNAEIASGANPAQVKRVHKAELTFKELFDRYLDGHAKYKSRTWKKDEGRYQCYLDKPLGHKRHSEITKADIATIHARITKQPAKGKKDGEGKPKLKSGATANRILDLVSAVFNWGISVGLCEENPAKGVKRNAVRSRDRFLQTDELPRFFEALYQEPNSTIRDYVLLSLLTGARQANVLAMRWDELSFARKEWRIPRTKNGDPQTVMLIDEVIRILDARNDKGSLFVFPGTGKKGHLVEPKKGWSRILKRAGIDNLRLHDLRRTLGSWQAKTGASLIIIGKSLNHKSLAATQVYSRLDSDPVRQSVERATDAILEAGGIKSKPA; via the coding sequence GTGGAGGAATGGATGGGCCAAAAGGTGAATTTTACAAAGGCTGCCATCGAAGCGGCCAATGCTCCCAAAAAGACCCGTCTTGTATTACTGGATACAAAAGTTGTTGGCCTGCAATGCCGAGTAAGTCCAACCGGTGTGAAAACCTTCAGCGTGTTTCGACGAATAAAAGGCGGAGCCCCTGAACGAGTGACGCTGGGTCGGTATCCCGATCTTTCAATTGAGAATGCGCGTAAGATGGCACTCGCGGTAAATGCTGAAATTGCTTCAGGGGCAAATCCCGCCCAAGTGAAACGAGTACATAAAGCGGAACTAACCTTTAAAGAGCTTTTTGATCGTTATCTGGATGGCCATGCCAAGTATAAAAGCCGAACCTGGAAAAAAGATGAGGGCAGATATCAATGCTACTTGGACAAGCCACTAGGTCATAAGCGTCATTCGGAAATAACAAAAGCGGATATTGCTACCATCCATGCCCGAATTACGAAACAGCCAGCCAAAGGCAAAAAAGATGGAGAGGGCAAACCTAAACTAAAAAGCGGTGCAACGGCCAATCGGATTTTAGATTTGGTATCGGCTGTTTTTAATTGGGGAATAAGCGTTGGCCTCTGTGAGGAGAATCCGGCAAAAGGTGTAAAACGGAATGCTGTCCGTAGCCGAGATCGTTTTTTACAAACCGATGAACTCCCTCGATTTTTTGAAGCGCTCTATCAAGAGCCAAATTCAACCATCCGTGACTATGTTTTACTTTCTCTTTTGACAGGAGCCAGACAAGCAAACGTATTAGCCATGCGCTGGGATGAACTTTCATTTGCGCGAAAAGAGTGGAGGATTCCTCGGACTAAAAATGGCGATCCGCAAACCGTAATGTTAATTGATGAAGTGATTCGAATATTAGACGCACGTAATGATAAGGGTTCTCTATTTGTCTTCCCTGGTACTGGTAAAAAGGGCCACTTGGTTGAGCCGAAGAAAGGGTGGAGCCGAATACTGAAACGGGCTGGTATTGATAACCTGCGGCTGCATGATTTAAGACGCACGTTGGGAAGCTGGCAAGCAAAAACAGGGGCATCCCTAATTATTATTGGAAAATCGCTCAATCACAAATCGTTGGCGGCAACTCAGGTCTATTCCCGCCTGGATAGTGATCCCGTGCGACAGTCTGTCGAGAGAGCAACCGATGCGATCCTGGAGGCTGGAGGAATAAAAAGTAAGCCAGCATGA
- a CDS encoding master DNA invertase Mpi family serine-type recombinase: protein MIYGYIRVSTDKQTVENQRYELNQFCEKSVLVIDKWIEETISGSKNLQDRKLGKLLKKMKKGDVLICSELSRLGRNLLMIMGILNECMNRDIQVWTIKDNYRLGSDINSKVLAFAFGLSAEIERNLISQRTKEALARKKAEGVILGRPVGSKSSKTKLTGHDKKIKDLLDKRVSYSAIARILGVHRLTVASYATQHGLKN from the coding sequence ATGATTTACGGATACATCCGCGTTAGTACCGATAAGCAAACAGTCGAAAACCAACGCTACGAGTTAAACCAGTTTTGTGAGAAGAGTGTACTAGTAATTGATAAATGGATTGAAGAAACTATCTCCGGCTCGAAGAATCTGCAAGACCGAAAACTTGGGAAGCTCTTAAAAAAAATGAAAAAAGGAGATGTTCTTATTTGTTCCGAACTATCAAGACTTGGACGTAACCTATTGATGATCATGGGGATTTTAAATGAATGTATGAACCGAGATATCCAAGTTTGGACAATTAAAGACAATTATCGCCTTGGTAGCGATATTAACTCTAAAGTGTTAGCATTCGCTTTTGGGCTTTCTGCCGAAATAGAGCGAAATCTTATTTCACAGCGTACGAAAGAAGCATTGGCTCGAAAAAAAGCGGAAGGAGTAATCTTAGGTCGCCCAGTAGGGAGTAAATCTTCTAAAACCAAACTTACTGGTCATGACAAAAAAATCAAAGACTTACTGGACAAGCGTGTTTCCTACAGCGCCATTGCACGAATACTTGGTGTACACAGATTAACTGTGGCTAGTTATGCTACACAACATGGACTGAAGAACTAA
- a CDS encoding toprim domain-containing protein, whose translation MNIDQAKAVAIVEILARLGIHPKRTTTGKVLYLSPVRNEKTPSFWVDTKTNRWHDYGDGRGGDVVDLATAYLQFTREAHTVSDALRWIGNMGVAAYAITPIYRPDEHQHHDASLVLKSKRSIQHVGLMHYLDKRGIPLSVAHRHLKELRIQNTRTNKYFTALGFPNEDGGFELRNPFFKGCLRPKAISFIRGKVPKPEGIHLFEGFMDYLSAISQLQGSSFADDAIILNSLSCLKQAIPYMQNYGYRIAYSWIDNDEAGMKATNVITEFCQTQIDLRHMPMNKVYAPHKDVNAWHMHKLNLTL comes from the coding sequence GTGAACATTGATCAGGCGAAAGCGGTAGCTATTGTCGAAATTTTAGCCCGATTGGGCATTCACCCCAAACGAACAACGACGGGGAAAGTACTTTACCTATCCCCCGTGCGGAATGAAAAAACACCCAGTTTTTGGGTCGATACCAAAACAAATCGTTGGCACGATTACGGCGATGGGCGAGGAGGAGACGTTGTTGATTTAGCCACAGCCTATCTGCAATTCACGCGGGAAGCGCATACCGTTTCGGATGCCTTGCGCTGGATTGGCAACATGGGCGTTGCTGCGTATGCGATTACCCCCATTTATCGGCCTGACGAGCACCAGCATCATGATGCATCATTGGTTCTGAAATCAAAACGATCTATTCAGCATGTAGGGCTGATGCATTATCTGGATAAGCGTGGTATTCCACTTTCTGTTGCCCATCGCCATCTCAAGGAACTTCGCATTCAGAATACGCGGACGAATAAGTACTTTACCGCGCTTGGTTTTCCCAATGAAGACGGTGGCTTTGAACTCCGCAATCCCTTCTTTAAAGGCTGTTTACGCCCGAAAGCGATCAGTTTTATACGGGGAAAAGTACCCAAACCGGAAGGTATTCATCTCTTTGAAGGCTTCATGGATTATCTGTCAGCCATCAGCCAGTTGCAGGGCAGCAGCTTTGCCGACGATGCCATCATTCTCAATTCGCTTTCCTGTCTAAAACAAGCCATTCCCTATATGCAGAATTACGGTTACCGCATCGCGTATAGCTGGATAGACAACGACGAGGCTGGAATGAAAGCGACCAACGTTATCACTGAATTCTGTCAGACGCAGATCGATCTGCGGCATATGCCAATGAACAAGGTCTATGCTCCGCACAAGGATGTCAACGCGTGGCATATGCACAAACTCAACTTGACGCTGTAA
- a CDS encoding ArdC family protein — MTKPITRKTSSSPAEQPQQDIYARVTAKILTDLEQGNLSWRKPWHSEHMTGQVMRPLRWNDIPYTGINTLILWNAASEQGFTSPYWMTFKQATDMKAAVCKGEKGTQIVYADKFTKAEEDSNGEIKSSQIPFLKCYTVFNASQIEGLSDGFYKAPEPVVKNQQARHQELEQFFAQTKADIYTGSKACYTQSTDRIQMPPFESFETAMRYYAVLAHELTHWTKAPTRLNRDLGKKHYGDEGYAKEELVAELGACFLAADLGFEPQPEEHHAAYIQSWLHVLKDDKRFVFQAASHAQKAVEYIHALQCPRP; from the coding sequence ATGACCAAACCGATTACCCGCAAAACCTCATCAAGCCCTGCCGAACAGCCTCAACAAGATATTTACGCTCGTGTTACGGCTAAAATCCTAACCGATCTGGAACAAGGTAATCTCTCGTGGCGCAAGCCTTGGCACTCCGAACACATGACTGGTCAGGTCATGCGTCCTCTGCGCTGGAATGATATTCCTTATACCGGCATCAATACGCTCATTCTCTGGAATGCTGCCAGTGAGCAAGGCTTTACCTCTCCCTATTGGATGACTTTCAAGCAGGCCACCGACATGAAAGCCGCTGTCTGTAAAGGTGAGAAGGGCACCCAAATTGTCTATGCCGATAAATTCACCAAAGCAGAGGAAGATAGTAATGGCGAAATTAAATCTAGCCAGATTCCCTTTCTCAAATGCTACACCGTCTTCAATGCGTCTCAGATCGAAGGCTTGTCCGATGGTTTCTATAAAGCACCTGAACCCGTTGTTAAAAATCAGCAAGCGCGTCATCAGGAACTTGAACAGTTCTTTGCGCAGACGAAAGCCGACATTTATACCGGTTCCAAAGCGTGTTACACGCAGAGCACCGACCGCATCCAAATGCCGCCATTCGAAAGCTTTGAAACAGCCATGCGTTATTATGCTGTTTTAGCCCATGAACTCACCCATTGGACAAAAGCGCCTACGCGGTTGAACCGAGACCTTGGCAAAAAGCACTATGGTGATGAAGGGTACGCTAAAGAAGAATTGGTGGCCGAACTAGGAGCCTGCTTCTTGGCGGCTGATCTTGGCTTTGAACCGCAACCGGAAGAACATCATGCGGCTTATATCCAGTCCTGGCTACACGTGCTCAAGGATGACAAACGCTTTGTCTTTCAGGCCGCATCCCACGCGCAAAAGGCGGTTGAATACATTCATGCCCTGCAATGCCCTCGCCCTTGA
- a CDS encoding TaqI-like C-terminal specificity domain-containing protein, with the protein MLSEIEQRIKAKIEAVGTPLKDWDIAINYGIKTGFNDAFIIDGAKRAELLNEDPKSAEVIRPILRGRDIKRYGYDFADLWLINIHNGIKEKGIRPIIISDYPAIKRHLDKFWPELEKRLDKGLTPYNLRNCAYIEDFNRQKIVWGNLNLSASYAIAEEGLFVNAPCPMIVPASKYLLAILNSEVADYYIRKLGVTRNGGYFEYKPMFIEQLPVPLIAAPLQQGILDQAERLIEKVGKGESVKQEQQLLNEMIFQLYSLTPEEIEFIEQSQHSQIQ; encoded by the coding sequence GTGCTGAGCGAAATTGAGCAGCGGATTAAGGCTAAGATTGAGGCCGTAGGAACACCCCTCAAAGATTGGGATATCGCCATCAACTACGGTATAAAAACTGGTTTCAATGACGCCTTTATCATTGATGGTGCTAAACGGGCAGAACTATTAAATGAAGATCCAAAATCCGCCGAAGTTATTCGACCGATTTTACGTGGCAGAGATATAAAACGATATGGGTATGATTTTGCTGATTTATGGCTGATAAACATCCATAATGGGATAAAGGAGAAAGGTATAAGGCCGATCATTATCAGTGACTACCCAGCTATAAAAAGACATTTAGATAAGTTCTGGCCAGAGTTGGAAAAACGGCTTGACAAAGGCTTAACCCCATACAATCTTCGCAACTGTGCTTATATCGAGGATTTTAATAGACAGAAAATTGTTTGGGGTAATCTTAATTTGAGTGCCTCGTATGCTATAGCTGAAGAAGGTTTATTTGTTAATGCTCCTTGTCCTATGATAGTACCAGCAAGCAAATACTTACTGGCAATATTGAATTCCGAAGTTGCTGATTACTATATAAGAAAGCTAGGAGTTACAAGGAATGGAGGATATTTTGAGTACAAGCCTATGTTTATTGAGCAACTCCCAGTCCCTCTTATTGCAGCCCCTCTTCAACAAGGCATTCTTGATCAAGCAGAAAGACTGATTGAAAAAGTAGGTAAAGGCGAGTCTGTTAAGCAGGAACAGCAGTTGTTAAATGAAATGATATTTCAATTATATTCTTTAACTCCAGAAGAAATAGAGTTTATTGAGCAGTCTCAGCATTCCCAGATTCAATAA
- a CDS encoding helix-turn-helix domain-containing protein — protein MPTTNETLLDRKEAAKYLRISPNTLAVWDCTKRYDLKPLKVGRAVRYRRSELDKFIERQLQQ, from the coding sequence ATGCCGACGACAAATGAAACACTGTTAGACCGCAAAGAAGCCGCTAAATACCTCCGTATTTCTCCAAACACGTTAGCCGTGTGGGATTGCACAAAACGCTATGATTTGAAACCGCTCAAAGTGGGCCGTGCTGTCCGCTATCGCCGGTCGGAGTTGGACAAGTTCATTGAACGCCAACTTCAGCAGTAA
- a CDS encoding TIR domain-containing protein — MHLDKTKLLPLIEKTKTLNTKSQYNFAVPSKSNVSKHTAEDQLRTLLSGLSGWLNKHPNLVNGSTYGRKLAELKSRLPDKKTYHYGSGLSDSDTEAIRSELLTLLKAIDRENKSIFIVHGRDHDMREKVQSALRGLGLATVVLDREDDLGQTVIEKFIKESARCEYAVVLCSADDEGRLRTKARSSKDAPSPRPRARQNVVLELGYFLAKVGRENLFVLHPEESIEQPSDFLGVIYEKYDKAGQWKDKLVRALRGSGFKIPQKLAERI, encoded by the coding sequence ATGCATCTAGACAAAACGAAGCTTCTTCCACTCATTGAAAAAACCAAGACTTTAAACACAAAGTCTCAGTACAATTTTGCAGTCCCTTCTAAATCTAATGTATCTAAACATACTGCTGAGGATCAGCTTCGTACGCTGCTTTCTGGATTGTCGGGATGGTTAAATAAACATCCAAATCTTGTTAACGGATCAACTTACGGCCGGAAATTAGCGGAATTGAAGAGTAGGCTTCCTGACAAAAAAACTTACCATTACGGCTCGGGCCTTTCCGATAGTGATACGGAAGCAATAAGGTCTGAATTACTGACCCTCTTAAAAGCAATCGATCGTGAGAATAAATCCATTTTTATTGTTCATGGGCGTGATCATGATATGCGTGAGAAGGTGCAAAGTGCCTTGCGGGGTTTAGGCCTTGCTACTGTTGTGCTCGACAGAGAAGACGATTTAGGGCAAACGGTTATTGAAAAATTCATTAAAGAATCAGCACGATGTGAATATGCTGTTGTCCTCTGCTCGGCCGACGATGAAGGGCGATTGCGCACTAAAGCGCGTTCTTCTAAAGATGCTCCCTCACCACGCCCACGTGCTCGGCAAAATGTAGTATTAGAGTTAGGGTATTTTTTGGCTAAAGTGGGACGTGAAAATCTGTTCGTTCTACATCCAGAAGAATCCATAGAACAACCGAGCGATTTTCTGGGTGTTATCTATGAGAAGTATGATAAAGCTGGGCAATGGAAAGACAAATTGGTGCGAGCTTTAAGAGGTTCGGGGTTTAAGATTCCCCAAAAGCTTGCTGAGCGCATCTAA